A single Brassica rapa cultivar Chiifu-401-42 chromosome A04, CAAS_Brap_v3.01, whole genome shotgun sequence DNA region contains:
- the LOC103864270 gene encoding V-type proton ATPase subunit a2 yields MAEIGGGCCPPMDLMRSEPMQLVQVIVPMESAHLTVSYLGDLGLVQFKDLNSDKSPFQRTYAAQIKRCGEMARKLRFFKDQMSKAGVSPKEFLGKDVDIDFDDVEVKLGELEAELSEINANNDKLQRSYNELMEYKLVLEKAGEFFASAHRSATAQQSEIESQQVGEDALEAPLLQEEKSVDPTKQVKLGFLTGLVPREKSMVFERILFRATRGNIFIRQSVIEESVVDPSSGEKAEKNVFVVFYSGERAKSKILKICEAFGANRYPFSEDLSKQAQMMTEVTGRLAELKTTISAGLDHRKILLETIGDKFEQWNLKVRKEKAIYHTLNMLSLDVTKKCLVGEGWSPVFATPEIQKALQRAAVDSNSQVGSIFQVLRTKEMPPTFFRTNKFTTAFQEIVDAYGVAKYQEANPTVFTIVTFPFLFAVMFGDWGHGICLLIATMYLVLREKKLSSQKLGDIMEMAFGGRYVILMMSLFSIYTGLIYNEFFSIPFPLFAPSAYECRDASCSEATTIGLIKTRDTYPFGVDPVWHGTRSELPFLNSLKMKMSILLGVAQMNLGIIMSFCNAKFFKSAVNIWFQFVPQMIFLNCLFGYLSALIVIKWCTGSQADLYHVMIYMFLSPMEDLGENQLFPHQKTVQLTFLFLALISVPWMLLPKPFILKKQHEARHQGQSYAQLEETDESLQVETNGGAHGHEEFEFSEIFVHQLIHTIEFVLGAVSNTASYLRLWALSLAHSELSSVFYEKVLLMAWGFNNFLILIVGILVFIFATVGVLLVMETLSAFLHALRLHWVEYQNKFYEGDGYKFAPFTFTLLGNEDE; encoded by the exons ATGGCGGAGATTGGCGGTGGTTGCTGTCCGCCGATGGATCTGATGCGGTCAGAGCCGATGCAGCTCGTTCAGGTCATTGTTCCGATGGAATCTGCTCATCTCACCGTCTCTTACCTCGGCGATCTCGGCCTCGTCCAGTTCAAAGAC CTTAATTCGGATAAGAGCCCATTTCAACGGACGTATGCTGCTCAG ATCAAAAGATGTGGAGAGATGGCTCGAAAGTTGCGTTTCTTCAAAGACCAAATGTCAAAGGCTGGAGTTTCTCCCAAAGAGTTCCTTGGCAAAGATGTTGATATTGATTTTGATGATGTAGAG GTCAAGCTTGGAGAGCTAGAAGCTGAACTTTCCGAAATTAATGCTAATAATGACAAGCTTCAGCGCTCTTACAATGAACTTATGGAGTACAAGCTCGTTCTTGAGAAG gCTGGTGAATTttttgcttcagcccatagaagTGCTACCGCTCAACAGAGTGAGATAGAATCACAGCAAGTGGGTGAAGACGCTCTCGAGGCTCCTTTGTTACAGGAA GAGAAGTCTGTTGATCCAACAAAGCAAGTAAAGCTTGGATTCCTCACTGGGCTGGTGCCTCGTGAAAAGTCTATGGTGTTTGAGAGGATCCTATTTCGTGCAACTAGGGGTAACATCTTCATACGACAGTCTGTCATTGAGGAGTCCGTTGTTGATCCCAGCTCCGGGGAGAAG GCTGAGAAAAATGTATTTGTTGTCTTCTATTCTGGGGAAAGAGCAAAAAGCAAAATTCTTAAGATATGTGAAGCTTTTGGGGCCAATCGCTATCCTTTCAGCGAAGACCTCAGCAAACAAGCTCAAATGATGACTGAG GTTACGGGTCGGTTAGCAGAACTTAAAACTACTATAAGTGCTGGGTTGGATCACCGCAAGATTCTTCTGGAGACCATTGGAGATAAGTTTGAGCAATGGAACCTCAAG GTTCGCAAGGAAAAAGCCATCTATCATACTCTGAACATGCTTAGTCTTGATGTGACTAAGAAGTGCCTTGTGGGTGAAGGCTGGAGTCCTGTCTTTGCAACGCCAGAA ATTCAAAAAGCGTTGCAGCGTGCGGCGGTTGACTCCAATTCTCAAGTTGGATCGATTTTCCAGGTCCTGAGGACCAAAGAGATGCCTCCAACGTTTTTCCGCACAAACAAATTTACCACTGCGTTTCAGGAAATCGTAGATGCATACGG TGTAGCCAAATATCAGGAGGCTAATCCTACTGTATTCACAATTGTTACCTTCCCCTTCCTGTTTGCTGTTATGTTTGGTGACTGGGGTCATGGAATCTGTCTGCTGATTGCAACTATGTATCTAGTATTGAGAGAGAAGAAACTTTCCAGCCAG AAACTTGGGGATATTATGGAAATGGCATTTGGTGGCCGTTACGTTATACTGATGATGTCACTCTTCTCAATATACACTGGTTTAATCTACAACGAGTTCTTCTCTATACCATTCCCATTGTTTGCTCCCTCGGCGTATGAGTGCCGGGATGCCTCTTGCAG TGAGGCTACTACGATTGGTCTGATCAAAACCAGAGACACTTATCCATTTGGAGTGGATCCTGTGTGGCATGGTACCCGCAGTGAGTTACCGTTCCTCAACTCCCTTAAGATGAAAATGTCAATCCTTCTTGGAGTTGCCCAAATGAACCTTGGAATCATTATGAGCTTCTGTAATGCAAAATTCTTCAAAAGCGCTGTAAACATATG GTTCCAGTTCGTTCCCCAGATGATATTCTTGAACTGCTTGTTTGGCTACCTCTCCGCTCTCATCGTCATAAAGTGGTGCACTGGTTCTCAAGCGGATTTGTATCACGTAATGATCTACATGTTCCTGAGCCCAATGGAAGATTTGGGAGAGAATCAGCTCTTCCCTCACCAGAAAACAGTACAG CTCACTTTCCTCTTTCTGGCACTGATATCTGTTCCGTGGATGTTGTTGCCAAAGCCGTTCATCTTGAAGAAACAACATGAAGCT AGACATCAAGGTCAGTCATACGCACAGCTTGAGGAGACAGATGAGAGTCTTCAAGTAGAAACAAACGGGGGAGCTCATGGACACGAAGAGTTCGAATTCAGCGAAATCTTTGTGCACCAGCTCATTCACACCATTGAGTTTGTGCTTGGAGCTGTTTCCAACACAGCTTCTTATCTTCGTCTCTGGGCCCTCAG TCTTGCACACTCGGAGTTGTCGTCAGTCTTCTATGAGAAGGTTCTCCTTATGGCTTGGGG ATTCAACAATTTCTTGATCCTGATCGTCGGGATCCTCGTCTTCATATTTGCAACGGTGGGAGTGCTTCTGGTGATGGAGACGTTGAGCGCGTTCCTTCACGCACTGCGTCTTCACTGGGTGGAGTATCAGAACAAGTTTTACGAAGGCGATGGCTACAAGTTTGCTCCCTTCACTTTCACTCTCCTCGGAAACGAAGACGAGTAA
- the LOC103864272 gene encoding probable cysteine protease RD19B — MEHLRVLFSVSLLFAFFVSVSFCENNGEDILIRQVVNGSEPKVLSSEDHFSLFKRRFGKVYGSLEEHRHRFAVFRSNLQRAMRHQKMDPSARHGVTQFSDLTPSEFRRMHLGVRGGFKLPKDANQAPILPTKDLPEDFDWRDRGAVTPVKNQGSCGSCWSFSTTGALEGAHFLSTGQLVSLSEQQLVDCDHECDPEQEGSCDSGCNGGLMNSAFEYTLKTGGLMREEDYPYTGTDGGTCKLDKSKIVASVSNFSVVSINEDQIAANLVRNGPLAVALNAAYMQTYMGGVSCPYICSKRLNHGVLLVGYGSAGFSQARFKEKPYWIIKNSWGETWGENGFYKLCKGRNVCGIDSMVSTVAAAA; from the exons ATGGAACATCTTAGGGTTTTATTCTCAGTTTCCCTTCTCTTCGCATTCTTCGTCTCCGTTTCGTTCTGCGAGAACAACGGCGAAGATATATTGATCCGGCAAGTGGTTAACGGATCGGAGCCGAAGGTATTGTCATCGGAGGATCACTTTTCTCTGTTCAAGAGGAGATTCGGAAAGGTTTACGGTTCTCTCGAGGAGCACCGCCACAGATTCGCTGTTTTCAGATCTAATCTTCAGAGAGCGATGCGTCATCAGAAGATGGATCCTTCTGCTCGCCATGGCGTCACGCAGTTCTCCGATCTGACTCCTTCCGAGTTTAGGAGAATGCATTTAGGGGTTAGAGGTGGGTTTAAGCTTCCCAAGGACGCTAATCAGGCGCCGATTCTTCCTACTAAGGATCTTCCTGAGGATTTCGATTGGAGAGATCGTGGAGCAGTTACTCCCGTCAAGAatcag GGATCATGTGGATCGTGCTGGAGTTTCAGCACTACAGGAGCGCTTGAAGGTGCTCACTTCCTCTCAACTGGCCAACTTGTTAGTCTCAGTGAACAACAGCTCGTAGATTGTGATCACGAG TGTGATCCTGAACAGGAAGGTTCGTGTGACTCTGGTTGCAACGGTGGCCTAATGAACAGCGCCTTTGAGTACACCCTCAAAACCGGAGGGCTCATGCGAGAGGAAGACTATCCCTACACAGGTACTGATGGTGGGACCTGTAAGTTGGACAAGTCTAAGATTGTTGCATCTGTCTCCAACTTCAGTGTTGTCTCTATTAACGAAGATCAAATCGCTGCAAATCTTGTCAGAAACGGTCCTCTAGCTG TGGCTCTAAATGCAGCTTACATGCAAACCTACATGGGAGGAGTATCGTGCCCTTACATATGCTCGAAGCGCCTCAACCACGGTGTGTTGTTGGTGGGTTATGGTTCGGCCGGTTTTTCTCAGGCAAGGTTCAAGGAAAAGCCGTATTGGATCATCAAAAACTCATGGGGAGAAACCTGGGGTGAGAATGGTTTCTATAAGTTATGTAAAGGCCGTAACGTTTGCGGCATTGACAGTATGGTTTCCACCGTCGCTGCCGCTGCCTAG